Proteins from one Sarcophilus harrisii chromosome 2, mSarHar1.11, whole genome shotgun sequence genomic window:
- the LOC100926621 gene encoding olfactory receptor 4F3/4F16/4F29-like produces the protein MNRANHTVVSEFVFLGLSNSWYIQLFLFVFSSILYVASMLGNSLIILTVTSDPHLHSPMYFLLANLSFSDLGVSSVTSPKMICDLFRKHKIISFSGCIVQMFFIHLIGGVEMVLLIAMAFDRYVAICKPLHYLTIMSPRMCTMFLGAAWTIGFIHSVIQLAFVVNLPFCGPNELDSFYCDLPRFIKLACTDTYRLEFMVTANSGFISLGSFCILFISYIFILVTVQKHSSGGSSKALSTLSAHITVVILFFGPLIFAYTWPQPTLHLDKFLAIFSGVLTPFLNPVIYTFRNKEMKVAMKRLCLQIGSFRKIS, from the coding sequence ATGAACAGAGCCAATCACACTGTGGTGTCTGAATTCGTGTTCCTGGGACTCTCCAATTCTTGGTATATCCaacttttcctctttgttttctcctctatattGTATGTGGCAAGCATGTTGGGAAACTCCCTTATTATTCTCACAGTGACTTCTGACCCTCACTTGCACTCTCCCATGTATTTCTTGCTGGCCAATCTCTCCTTCAGTGATCTGGGAGTTTCCTCAGTCACTTCCCCCAAGATGATATGTGACCTTTTCAGAAAGCACAAGATAATATCGTTCTCTGGCTGCATCGTTCAGATGTTCTTTATTCACTTGATTGGTGGTGTCGAGATGGTGCTGCTTATAGCCATGGCCTTTGACAGATATGTTGCCATATGTAAGCCTCTTCATTATCTGACTATTATGAGTCCAAGGATGTGTACTATGTTCCTGGGGGCTGCTTGGACCATTGGTTTCATCCACTCAGTGATCCAGCTGGCTTTTGTTGTTAATCTGCCATTTTGTGGCCCTAATGAATTGGACAGCTTTTATTGTGACCTCCCTCGGTTCATCAAACTTGCTTGCACAGATACATATAGACTGGAATTCATGGTCACTGCCAATAGTGGCTTCATTTCCTTGGGTTCTTTCTGTATCTTGTTCATCTCCTACATTTTCATCTTAGTCACTGTTCAGAAGCATTCTTCAGGTGGTTCTTCCAAGGCTCTCTCTACTCTGTCAGCTCACATCACTgttgtgattttgttttttggacCATTGATCTTTGCTTATACATGGCCACAACCCACATTACACTTGGATAAATTTCTTGCCATTTTTTCTGGAGTTCTTACTCCTTTTCTCAATCCAGTCATTTATACATTCAGGAACAAAGAGATGAAGGTGGCGATGAAGAGATTGTGCCTTCAAATTGGGAGCTTTAGGAAGATCTcttaa